A section of the Bradyrhizobium oligotrophicum S58 genome encodes:
- a CDS encoding TetR/AcrR family transcriptional regulator has protein sequence MQQTPEILRKTPVQKRTRQTLDVIFEATAQLLQSGGGKGLNTNAIAERAGFSIGTLYSYFKDKTSLLRALVLREFVRQEAQFADTLEAHRGLGREAIVRAAVRQGFAPFAGRHRVRRHLLVLFGNDAELQKALHDMVDRMTGRLIEAVGLESEAIPAARRYILIRAALGPIRAAVMCEHRWIETTELEDELVRLLLFLLQPDTRAPIAC, from the coding sequence ATGCAGCAAACTCCTGAGATCCTTCGAAAAACTCCGGTCCAGAAGCGCACCCGGCAGACGCTGGATGTGATCTTCGAGGCAACCGCTCAACTTCTGCAGAGCGGCGGCGGCAAGGGCCTCAACACCAACGCCATCGCCGAGCGCGCCGGCTTCTCGATCGGCACGCTCTACAGCTACTTCAAGGACAAGACGTCGCTGCTCCGCGCGCTTGTGCTGCGCGAGTTCGTCCGCCAGGAGGCACAGTTCGCCGACACTCTCGAGGCGCATCGTGGCCTCGGGCGCGAGGCGATCGTGCGCGCGGCCGTGCGGCAGGGCTTTGCGCCATTCGCCGGCCGCCACCGCGTGCGGCGGCATCTGCTCGTGCTGTTCGGCAACGACGCCGAACTGCAGAAGGCGCTGCACGACATGGTCGACCGCATGACCGGGCGCCTGATCGAGGCGGTCGGGCTCGAGAGCGAGGCGATTCCTGCTGCGCGCCGCTACATCCTGATCCGCGCCGCGCTCGGACCGATCAGGGCCGCAGTGATGTGCGAGCATCGGTGGATCGAGACGACCGAGCTGGAGGACGAGCTGGTGCGGCTGTTGCTGTTCCTGCTGCAGCCGGACACGCGCGCGCCGATCGCGTGCTAA
- a CDS encoding HXXEE domain-containing protein — MLDLLTRHWVAGAVFMAAALLALVPLLAADWPLALLLIFLHSPGYMIHQVEEHTGDRFRTFVNQVIFGGREALTTGDVLWVNCGAVWGIDLIALYMAWIAGPAWALVAPYLMLVNSIGHIGPALRFRSYNPGLVTGIVLFIPLGLVTVLAIPATAAQHALGFGVSLLLHVIIAANAIRRASHARAVA, encoded by the coding sequence ATGCTCGACCTTCTCACCCGACACTGGGTCGCCGGTGCCGTGTTCATGGCCGCAGCGCTGCTGGCGCTGGTGCCGCTGCTGGCGGCCGACTGGCCGTTGGCGCTGCTGCTGATCTTCCTGCATTCGCCGGGCTACATGATCCACCAGGTCGAGGAGCATACCGGCGATCGCTTCCGTACTTTCGTCAATCAGGTGATATTCGGCGGCCGCGAGGCCCTGACCACGGGCGACGTGCTCTGGGTCAATTGCGGCGCGGTCTGGGGCATCGACCTGATCGCGCTCTACATGGCCTGGATCGCCGGCCCGGCCTGGGCGCTGGTCGCGCCCTATCTGATGCTGGTCAATTCGATCGGCCATATCGGCCCGGCGCTGCGTTTCCGCAGCTACAATCCCGGCCTCGTCACCGGCATCGTCCTGTTCATTCCGCTCGGCCTCGTGACCGTGCTCGCCATCCCCGCGACCGCGGCCCAGCATGCCCTCGGCTTCGGCGTGTCGCTGCTGCTGCACGTCATCATCGCGGCCAACGCCATCCGCCGGGCGTCGCATGCTCGCGCCGTGGCCTGA